The window CCAAAAGATTTTGATTATTGATCTTGGGACTGTGTCAACTTTGTACCCAGTTCTGCCCTTGGCTTAGCGGAAAGCCCTTTTGCTAACATCTCCTGATCATACTTTCGAGCCATATCAACCATGCCTTTCTCCAATAAAGCATCAATCAATGCATTATAGGCAAATTCATCAGGACTTAATCCTTGTTCTTCCATTTTTTCCCAGACAACAAAAATTGGTCGAAGAAATCCCCATCTCCCAAATTTCCTCATAAGCAATACATAGGTATCCATTTTTGGAAAAACTCCGCTCTTAAACATCCGATCAAACAGCTCCAAAATCTCTCTAGGCTTTTCAAGACACGTGAAAAGACAATGATAAGTAACCACATCGGGCGGACAACCTAATCCACTCATTTTATGTAGCACTTCATAAGCCTCCTTATACCTTCCATTTTCACACAAAAACTTGACAATTACATTAAAAGACGAAACACTAGCCTCAAGACCACATTCCCTCATCTCACAGTATACCCTCATTGCTGCATCAACACCATCACATTGACCCACAGCTCTAAAAACCGTATTATAAGCCACGACATCCAACCTAATACCTTTCCTCTTCATCTCTTTATACAACATCACAGCCTTCCACGGCTTCCCACTCTTACACTGTATATCCATATAAATCGAATACGAAAACAAATCCTTCTCCACACCTCTCTTATCCATCTCCTCCCAAAACTCCCTACATTTCCGCCACCAACTCAATTTAAAATAACCgcgtaaaattatattaaaaatcctCGTATCCTTTCCATCAAAAAACACCTCCCCTATTCCCTCATCCCTCTTCCCTAAACACAACTCTTCGGCTTCAGTCACATGCTTGTACTCACACAACGCATCAACTAAATTCCTAAACGACGTCTTGTCCTTCAAACCAAACTCATCCAACCTACTATACGTGTTAAACGCCTCCTTAACAAGACGAGCAGAAACATAACGTTTAAACATAACACGAAAAGTAACATGATCAGGCAATGAGTCCACATTATTTGTTTTCGACATTTTATCAATCAACTCCCACGCAATATCAAACTCGAAATATTTGCCTAAAATGtcaatcattttattaaaagttTTCGTAGTGTGCTTAAATTTGGAACCTGTTTCGAGCCAATTGAAGAACTCG of the Daucus carota subsp. sativus chromosome 4, DH1 v3.0, whole genome shotgun sequence genome contains:
- the LOC108218838 gene encoding pentatricopeptide repeat-containing protein At1g80550, mitochondrial, producing the protein MNKLKLRSLSNHSPRWRRLSSAVSGDHRYPRSHLQTSPHTSQTAKPNSSTHQNPKYQTPQTHSSNSSNSVSEIFDESSVLESLSGYNNDYKRALEFFNWLETGSKFKHTTKTFNKMIDILGKYFEFDIAWELIDKMSKTNNVDSLPDHVTFRVMFKRYVSARLVKEAFNTYSRLDEFGLKDKTSFRNLVDALCEYKHVTEAEELCLGKRDEGIGEVFFDGKDTRIFNIILRGYFKLSWWRKCREFWEEMDKRGVEKDLFSYSIYMDIQCKSGKPWKAVMLYKEMKRKGIRLDVVAYNTVFRAVGQCDGVDAAMRVYCEMRECGLEASVSSFNVIVKFLCENGRYKEAYEVLHKMSGLGCPPDVVTYHCLFTCLEKPREILELFDRMFKSGVFPKMDTYVLLMRKFGRWGFLRPIFVVWEKMEEQGLSPDEFAYNALIDALLEKGMVDMARKYDQEMLAKGLSAKPRAELGTKLTQSQDQ